A stretch of Clostridia bacterium DNA encodes these proteins:
- a CDS encoding ribose-phosphate pyrophosphokinase codes for MCETSNKQKLMIFTGNSNPELAKEIAQELGARLGIAEVKKFSDGEIFLNIGESVRGADVYIVQPTSRPVNDNLMELLIMIDAMRRASARRITAVIPYYGYARQERKSKSRDPISAKLVANLITAAGARRVLTMDLHAKAIQGFFDIPVDHLVGAPIIADYICDRDYVNPVVVAPDLGGVTRARDLAYRIGTDIAIIDKRRPKENVAEIMNVLGEIEGRTCIMLDDMIDTAGTITKGAEALMQRGAKEVIACCTHPILSGPAFERLENSVISEVIVTNTIHIDEENLLDKMTVLSVAPLFAKAIDRIASDESISVLFTAKPKLKSED; via the coding sequence AACAAACAGAAGTTAATGATATTTACTGGTAATTCTAATCCGGAATTGGCCAAGGAAATAGCACAAGAATTGGGTGCTAGACTTGGAATCGCTGAGGTGAAAAAGTTCAGCGATGGGGAGATTTTCCTAAATATCGGAGAGAGCGTGCGCGGAGCTGATGTATATATCGTTCAACCAACATCAAGACCGGTTAACGACAACTTGATGGAACTATTGATTATGATTGATGCCATGCGTAGAGCTTCAGCCAGACGTATCACGGCTGTTATACCGTACTACGGCTATGCTAGGCAGGAAAGAAAATCCAAATCTAGAGATCCAATCTCTGCAAAGCTGGTAGCCAACCTTATTACGGCAGCGGGTGCAAGAAGAGTGTTGACAATGGATCTTCATGCGAAAGCCATTCAGGGATTTTTCGATATTCCTGTTGATCATTTGGTAGGAGCCCCCATCATTGCGGACTATATCTGTGACAGGGACTATGTTAATCCAGTAGTGGTCGCTCCAGATTTGGGCGGTGTGACTAGAGCTAGAGATTTGGCGTATCGTATTGGTACAGATATTGCGATTATTGATAAAAGACGACCCAAAGAGAATGTTGCAGAAATCATGAATGTGCTGGGAGAAATTGAAGGCAGAACCTGTATCATGTTAGATGATATGATTGATACGGCTGGTACCATTACCAAAGGTGCTGAAGCTTTGATGCAGCGGGGTGCTAAAGAAGTTATTGCTTGCTGTACCCACCCAATTCTTTCCGGACCGGCGTTTGAACGTTTGGAAAACTCTGTGATTTCTGAGGTTATCGTGACCAATACCATCCATATTGATGAGGAGAATCTGTTAGATAAGATGACAGTTCTTTCAGTGGCTCCCTTATTTGCGAAGGCCATTGACCGTATTGCAAGTGATGAATCGATTAGTGTATTGTTTACAGCGAAACCCAAACTGAAATCTGAAGATTAA
- a CDS encoding aminoacyl-tRNA hydrolase: MKLIVGLGNPGKEYESTRHNMGFMALDLLAEKLGASFVEKKKHNAMVASALVDGEKLLLVKPLTFMNASGEAVRSLRDYYDVDVKDLVVLVDDLTLNPGVLRIRGKGSSGGQKGIASVIEHLGTQDFARIKMGIGKPQYGSAIPHVLGHFSDEEWDAAQQAVNRAAEAVLYLLKEGTYKAMNEYNG, encoded by the coding sequence ATGAAGTTAATTGTAGGCCTGGGAAATCCAGGCAAAGAATATGAATCAACCCGACATAATATGGGATTTATGGCATTGGACTTGTTGGCTGAAAAGTTGGGTGCTTCTTTTGTAGAGAAAAAAAAGCATAACGCCATGGTGGCTAGTGCGCTAGTCGATGGAGAAAAACTACTTTTGGTCAAACCGCTGACGTTTATGAATGCCAGCGGCGAAGCAGTACGTTCCCTGCGTGATTATTACGATGTGGATGTGAAGGATCTGGTAGTCCTTGTGGATGATTTGACCTTGAATCCTGGGGTGCTTCGGATACGAGGCAAGGGAAGCTCGGGAGGCCAAAAAGGCATTGCGAGTGTAATTGAGCATTTGGGCACTCAAGATTTTGCTCGCATTAAGATGGGGATTGGGAAACCACAGTATGGTTCGGCAATACCACATGTCCTAGGTCACTTTTCCGATGAAGAATGGGATGCGGCGCAACAGGCCGTAAACCGTGCAGCTGAAGCAGTGCTCTACTTACTAAAAGAAGGCACTTACAAGGCGATGAATGAGTATAATGGATAA
- the mfd gene encoding transcription-repair coupling factor, which produces MSFLIRAIEQRDTLQQIERAFLDGAGNVQVFGLPTNISYEYAAAMAKRRPLLILVSDEREGRALAQRLSERIEGRAIFYPAEDLLVYRTLARSNDVQRERIQARFMLAAGEIDILIATVQSLLERSVPKDRFLKSAFTLKLGEMAEPDELIERLTMLGYEQCDLVESPGQFSHRGGLIDVFSLAYEHPVRIEFFDVEVEALRMFDIESQKSIEKMDSCRLLPARDLLLDSETREKGIEGLRSALEAVQILFSGPEFQEARKQFREDTLEDIELLQQDAQGEGLERYTSYFYDSLSGILDYFNQEPLLWTENLNRMLANYTEEYDLYLATYKDAYEKGKVLPGYLDLRLEPVVFSDILDSVFSIHFAPLPVVQGPNKAKRILELDGRNASSYLGKTALFLADLKQWVKKNAILLFVENERRRKMLIEEIQEIGLPYTLVDDSFDQEVQNRLIYIIDEPLNAGAELTEDKLVLVGEREIFSSTREKRKKKKSAKASIRAFTEVNVGDYVVHDQHGVGQYLGITTIETDGREKDYLEIQYAKEDKLFLPVEQLEILEKYVGAEGYKPRMSRLGTKDWENVKKKVRLAVKEIAIDLLALYAKRQMSIGFAYDADTAWQKEFEDRFPFRETNDQLRAIKDTKEDMESMRPMDRIIIGDVGYGKTEVALRAAFKAVNNSKQVALLVPTTVLSNQHYKTFEKRFANWPIRIAVLNRFISSKEKKQILAKVKRGEIDILIGTHRLLSKDVEFSNLGLVIVDEEQKFGVAHKERLKDMRQEVDFLTLSATPIPRTLHMSLSGARDMSIIETPPDERHPVQTYVLEYSDQLVQNAIRKELARGGQVYFIHNKVAQLPAWQQRIERLVPEASLVIAHGQMDKKKLEQAMMTFVEGEADVLLCTTIVESGIDIANVNTLIVNDADHLGLSQIYQLKGRVGRSSRVAHAYFMYRRNKILSEEAEKRLKAIREFTEFGAGFKIAMRDLEIRGAGNILGAEQHGHMLSVGFEMYRRLLEEEVAKLRGQSPEEHEPENEVKVELNVSAHIKKAYIGNPTFKMELYSRILRAHDEAQLTDIKTEIEDRFGPMPIETEHLIDIARIRLKGKRMGLVRITSTNEMIELEFDGNPFDAETLLRPGEAFKRDLLIQPSENLLLRLRKKDRTDEQMIEHIIKLFILLDE; this is translated from the coding sequence ATGAGCTTTTTAATTCGAGCAATCGAACAGCGTGATACGCTACAACAAATCGAAAGGGCGTTTTTAGACGGGGCAGGAAATGTTCAAGTCTTCGGATTGCCCACAAATATTTCCTATGAATATGCAGCGGCTATGGCGAAACGTCGTCCGCTTCTGATTCTCGTTTCGGATGAGCGGGAAGGCAGGGCTTTGGCACAACGACTTAGTGAACGCATAGAAGGAAGAGCCATCTTCTATCCAGCGGAAGACCTGCTGGTATATAGGACCTTGGCCCGCAGTAATGACGTTCAACGAGAGCGAATTCAAGCGAGGTTCATGCTTGCAGCTGGGGAAATAGATATATTGATTGCCACAGTGCAATCGTTATTGGAGCGGTCTGTGCCAAAAGACCGCTTTTTAAAGAGCGCTTTTACGCTGAAACTAGGCGAGATGGCAGAACCAGATGAGCTAATCGAGAGGTTGACCATGCTCGGATATGAACAGTGTGATTTGGTGGAATCGCCAGGTCAGTTTAGCCATAGAGGTGGACTGATCGACGTATTCTCGTTGGCCTATGAGCACCCGGTTCGAATTGAGTTTTTTGATGTGGAAGTGGAAGCACTTCGCATGTTTGATATTGAAAGCCAAAAATCGATTGAAAAGATGGACTCTTGTCGCTTGCTTCCGGCGAGAGACTTACTATTGGATTCGGAAACACGGGAAAAAGGCATAGAGGGTCTACGCTCAGCGCTAGAGGCTGTGCAGATTCTTTTTTCCGGTCCTGAATTCCAAGAGGCAAGAAAGCAGTTTAGAGAAGATACGTTAGAGGATATCGAACTACTGCAGCAGGATGCCCAAGGCGAAGGATTAGAGCGCTATACTTCTTACTTCTACGATTCTTTATCCGGTATTCTCGATTACTTTAATCAGGAACCGTTGCTATGGACAGAAAATCTAAATCGTATGTTGGCAAATTATACCGAGGAGTATGATCTCTACTTGGCAACCTATAAGGATGCGTATGAAAAAGGGAAGGTTTTGCCGGGATATCTGGATTTACGTCTAGAACCGGTGGTGTTTTCAGACATACTGGATTCGGTTTTTTCGATTCATTTTGCTCCTTTGCCGGTAGTGCAAGGACCCAATAAGGCCAAGCGCATCTTAGAACTAGATGGAAGAAATGCGAGTAGCTATTTAGGTAAGACGGCTCTTTTTTTGGCAGATCTTAAACAATGGGTTAAAAAAAATGCCATACTTCTATTCGTCGAAAATGAACGAAGGCGGAAGATGCTAATAGAAGAGATTCAGGAGATTGGCTTGCCGTATACCTTGGTTGACGATTCATTTGACCAAGAAGTCCAAAATAGACTCATATATATCATTGATGAACCATTAAATGCAGGCGCAGAACTAACAGAAGATAAACTGGTCCTGGTGGGTGAACGAGAAATATTTTCTAGCACCAGGGAGAAACGTAAAAAGAAAAAAAGTGCCAAGGCATCTATTCGGGCCTTCACCGAGGTCAATGTGGGCGACTATGTCGTGCATGATCAGCATGGTGTAGGGCAGTATTTGGGCATAACAACCATTGAAACCGATGGTCGTGAAAAAGATTATCTAGAGATTCAGTATGCCAAAGAGGATAAGCTCTTTCTTCCGGTTGAACAACTGGAGATTTTGGAAAAATATGTAGGTGCAGAAGGATACAAGCCTAGGATGTCCCGCTTGGGAACCAAGGATTGGGAGAACGTGAAAAAGAAAGTCCGTTTGGCGGTTAAGGAGATTGCCATCGACCTCTTGGCCTTGTATGCCAAAAGACAGATGAGTATTGGCTTTGCCTATGATGCTGATACGGCCTGGCAGAAGGAATTTGAGGATCGTTTTCCGTTCCGCGAGACGAACGACCAATTGAGAGCCATAAAAGACACCAAGGAAGACATGGAATCGATGCGACCAATGGACCGTATCATTATTGGCGACGTGGGGTATGGTAAGACAGAAGTAGCGCTCCGTGCTGCTTTTAAAGCGGTGAACAACTCGAAACAGGTTGCCTTGCTGGTTCCAACTACCGTCTTATCCAATCAACACTACAAAACCTTTGAGAAACGATTTGCAAATTGGCCTATCCGGATTGCTGTCCTGAATCGTTTTATCAGCAGTAAAGAGAAAAAGCAGATTCTCGCTAAGGTAAAAAGGGGCGAAATAGATATTTTAATCGGCACGCATAGATTGCTTTCAAAGGATGTAGAATTCTCAAATTTAGGATTGGTTATTGTGGATGAAGAACAAAAATTTGGGGTGGCTCATAAAGAACGTTTGAAAGATATGCGACAAGAAGTAGACTTTTTAACCCTTAGTGCAACGCCCATACCTAGGACGCTGCATATGTCCCTATCTGGTGCGCGTGATATGAGCATTATTGAAACACCACCTGATGAGCGGCATCCTGTACAGACCTATGTTTTAGAATACAGCGACCAGCTGGTGCAAAATGCCATCCGTAAAGAACTAGCACGGGGTGGCCAGGTTTATTTTATTCACAATAAAGTGGCGCAGTTACCAGCTTGGCAACAGCGCATAGAACGCTTGGTTCCAGAGGCGAGTCTTGTGATAGCACATGGACAGATGGACAAAAAAAAGCTAGAGCAAGCAATGATGACTTTTGTTGAGGGAGAAGCGGATGTGCTCTTGTGTACAACCATTGTGGAAAGTGGCATCGATATCGCGAACGTGAATACCTTGATCGTAAATGATGCAGACCATTTAGGATTATCCCAAATATATCAACTTAAAGGCAGAGTTGGAAGAAGTTCACGTGTAGCGCATGCGTACTTTATGTATCGCCGAAACAAGATTTTGAGTGAGGAAGCAGAAAAACGCCTTAAAGCGATTCGGGAGTTTACAGAGTTTGGCGCTGGCTTTAAAATAGCAATGCGGGACTTGGAAATCCGAGGAGCAGGTAATATCCTAGGGGCAGAACAACATGGCCATATGTTATCTGTTGGATTCGAAATGTATCGCCGGCTTTTAGAAGAAGAAGTTGCCAAGCTTCGTGGTCAGTCTCCGGAAGAGCATGAACCGGAAAACGAAGTTAAGGTTGAGCTTAATGTGAGTGCGCATATCAAGAAAGCCTACATTGGAAACCCTACATTCAAGATGGAATTGTATAGCCGCATCCTGAGGGCCCATGACGAAGCTCAGTTGACAGATATTAAGACGGAAATTGAGGACCGTTTTGGTCCTATGCCGATTGAAACGGAGCACCTAATTGATATTGCTAGAATCCGCTTAAAAGGCAAACGTATGGGTCTGGTTCGAATTACCAGCACAAACGAAATGATTGAGCTAGAGTTCGATGGGAATCCTTTTGATGCGGAGACATTGTTACGCCCTGGAGAAGCTTTTAAGAGAGATTTACTAATTCAACCTAGTGAAAACTTGCTATTGCGTTTAAGAAAGAAAGACCGAACAGATGAGCAAATGATAGAACATATTATAAAACTATTTATCTTGTTGGACGAGTAG
- a CDS encoding peptidylprolyl isomerase, which yields MKKRIIISFLLILSLLAMAACSAADNAAIVNGDEISMEDLETEVALFQENIANSGLSLGDPEDEEYQRILKEEVLNIMIRKVLLHQELAANDIEISEDGALEYLDSMKSMYGEEQYQALLAMNGVDEETFIEDFAFNEALTALREKVTADVQVSEDEARDYFEANKSSLIRGTASHILFSFNTQEATDEVRAEAQARFDEAMARLSAGDDFATVAQEMSDDGSAANGGKLGDSFSMIDSPYVDEFTVAALNLEAGEYTKEPVVSQFGYHIIKLDEKIEDFDLLKEDIITMLVENKKDEIFGDYVMNLNENADIENFVSVEEPEVDEES from the coding sequence GTGAAAAAAAGGATAATCATTAGCTTCTTGCTAATACTATCGTTGCTAGCAATGGCCGCATGTTCAGCGGCTGATAATGCAGCAATTGTTAACGGTGATGAAATCAGTATGGAGGATTTAGAGACCGAAGTGGCTTTGTTCCAAGAAAACATTGCTAATTCTGGGCTTTCACTTGGAGATCCTGAAGATGAAGAATACCAAAGGATTCTCAAAGAAGAAGTTCTGAATATTATGATTCGCAAGGTGCTTTTACATCAAGAATTGGCAGCCAACGATATTGAGATTAGTGAAGATGGCGCACTTGAGTACTTGGACAGTATGAAATCCATGTATGGTGAGGAACAGTACCAAGCCCTTTTAGCTATGAATGGTGTGGATGAGGAAACCTTTATCGAGGACTTTGCTTTCAATGAAGCACTTACTGCTCTTCGGGAGAAGGTTACGGCAGATGTTCAAGTAAGCGAAGATGAGGCAAGAGATTACTTTGAAGCCAATAAGAGCTCACTCATACGGGGCACAGCCAGCCATATCTTGTTTAGTTTTAATACGCAGGAAGCCACAGATGAGGTTAGGGCAGAAGCACAGGCCCGTTTTGATGAAGCCATGGCCAGACTGTCTGCTGGTGATGATTTTGCTACAGTAGCGCAAGAAATGTCGGATGATGGTTCTGCTGCAAATGGTGGAAAATTAGGGGACTCTTTCTCCATGATTGACTCTCCATATGTAGATGAATTTACAGTAGCAGCACTCAATTTAGAGGCTGGTGAATATACGAAGGAACCAGTTGTAAGCCAGTTTGGATACCATATCATCAAATTGGACGAAAAAATTGAAGACTTCGATTTATTAAAAGAAGATATAATCACCATGTTGGTGGAAAATAAAAAAGATGAAATATTCGGTGACTATGTAATGAATTTAAATGAAAATGCAGATATTGAAAATTTTGTATCTGTAGAAGAGCCGGAAGTAGATGAAGAATCTTAA
- the mazG gene encoding nucleoside triphosphate pyrophosphohydrolase: MKNLNTGKKLEEFIEIMKRLLSPNGCPWDRKQTHDSLKRYLIEESYEVYEAIEENSMEKLQDELGDVLMQVVFHSALAEQSGAFTLDDVIDGVQEKMIRRHPHVFADSSVNSAKEVEIRWEEIKKEEKSVRKNQTLMDIPKAMDPLYRAEKLQQRAAKVGFDWPDLDGAMGKVDEEILELKAAIDQKDRQEIEAELGDVFFSLVNIARKMDMDSVDALQATNDKFVRRFQMMESKAQDGSLDLNDLRLEQLESWWQEAKKELQ; this comes from the coding sequence ATGAAGAATCTTAATACAGGTAAGAAACTGGAAGAATTTATAGAAATTATGAAGCGGTTGCTTTCGCCGAATGGTTGCCCTTGGGATAGGAAACAGACTCATGACAGTTTAAAACGCTACTTGATTGAGGAGTCTTATGAGGTCTATGAAGCCATTGAAGAAAATAGCATGGAAAAACTCCAAGATGAGCTTGGTGACGTGCTAATGCAGGTAGTGTTCCACAGTGCGCTAGCGGAACAATCAGGGGCATTCACCCTGGATGATGTGATTGATGGTGTTCAGGAAAAAATGATTCGGCGACACCCTCATGTATTTGCGGATAGTTCGGTTAATAGTGCAAAAGAGGTAGAAATTCGTTGGGAAGAAATCAAGAAGGAAGAAAAAAGCGTACGTAAAAATCAAACCTTGATGGATATTCCCAAAGCGATGGACCCTCTTTACCGAGCAGAAAAATTACAACAACGTGCGGCCAAAGTTGGATTTGATTGGCCGGATTTAGATGGGGCCATGGGCAAGGTAGATGAAGAAATACTTGAGCTTAAAGCGGCCATAGATCAGAAAGATAGGCAGGAAATTGAAGCAGAATTAGGCGATGTGTTCTTTTCTCTGGTAAATATTGCTAGAAAAATGGACATGGATTCAGTGGATGCCTTACAAGCTACCAATGACAAGTTTGTACGTCGTTTCCAAATGATGGAGTCCAAGGCACAGGATGGTTCTTTGGATTTGAACGACCTAAGGCTTGAGCAGCTAGAAAGCTGGTGGCAAGAGGCAAAGAAGGAACTTCAATAG
- a CDS encoding HU family DNA-binding protein, which yields MNKGELIASVAEKAELSKKDAEKVVGAVLDGITETLVAGDKVQIIGFGTFEVRERAARVGRNPKTGAELKIAASKVPAFKAGKALKDKVNQ from the coding sequence TTGAACAAAGGTGAATTGATTGCTAGTGTGGCAGAAAAGGCTGAACTGAGCAAAAAGGATGCAGAGAAAGTGGTAGGCGCTGTTTTGGATGGTATCACAGAAACTCTGGTAGCTGGTGATAAAGTACAAATCATCGGTTTTGGTACCTTTGAGGTTCGAGAGAGAGCTGCGCGTGTGGGACGCAATCCCAAGACTGGTGCAGAATTGAAAATTGCAGCTTCTAAAGTACCTGCCTTTAAAGCTGGAAAAGCTCTAAAAGACAAAGTAAACCAATAG
- a CDS encoding RNA-binding S4 domain-containing protein, protein MRLDKFLKVSRIIKRRTIAKDMCDNARIQVNGRVAKAGHDIEAGDTLIIEFGRRILTVEVLDTPNTIRADQAETLYTILTNEEKKEEEWI, encoded by the coding sequence ATGAGATTAGACAAATTCCTAAAAGTATCGCGCATTATTAAACGGAGAACCATAGCCAAAGATATGTGCGATAATGCCAGGATTCAGGTCAATGGAAGGGTTGCCAAAGCAGGTCACGACATTGAGGCGGGCGATACATTGATTATTGAGTTTGGTAGACGCATTTTAACAGTGGAAGTGTTAGATACACCGAATACAATCAGGGCGGATCAGGCTGAAACGCTCTATACGATTCTTACCAATGAAGAAAAAAAAGAAGAAGAATGGATTTAA
- a CDS encoding GntR family transcriptional regulator yields MPKKRYFQVRKELVDIISRQKLAGNRLPPEADLAKRLGVSRGTIREVMQTLAREGIISKKHGLGNFVHKSAIETKMRIDTIQDFVKMIESGGYEARMEKIGSSKDVLIEDEFFEKASSNLNIENKEDLINLQSLYYADAKPAIFTQVYIPKDIILDDPDKEIKESLFKFLDAFCNQTIEQTIIKFEPRLASGIAAEMLEMKHNEPLIMWEEYYYNIYDEVVCVALAHFHPEFMKFTMLRKAETDASN; encoded by the coding sequence ATGCCTAAAAAACGTTATTTTCAGGTTCGTAAAGAACTTGTAGATATTATCTCCCGACAGAAGCTGGCTGGTAATCGCTTACCGCCTGAGGCTGATTTGGCCAAACGCTTGGGCGTCAGTCGCGGAACCATACGCGAAGTAATGCAGACGCTTGCCCGGGAGGGTATCATCAGTAAAAAACATGGTTTGGGCAATTTTGTCCACAAAAGCGCAATAGAGACCAAAATGCGCATAGACACCATTCAAGATTTTGTGAAAATGATTGAATCCGGTGGCTATGAAGCTCGCATGGAAAAGATTGGAAGCAGCAAGGATGTTCTGATTGAAGATGAATTCTTTGAAAAGGCTTCCTCGAACTTAAATATTGAAAACAAAGAAGATTTAATTAATTTGCAAAGCCTTTATTATGCAGATGCAAAACCCGCCATTTTTACCCAAGTATACATACCCAAAGACATCATCCTAGATGACCCTGACAAAGAAATCAAAGAATCCCTTTTCAAATTTTTAGACGCATTTTGTAATCAGACAATAGAACAAACCATCATAAAATTCGAACCGAGACTTGCAAGTGGTATAGCAGCAGAGATGCTGGAGATGAAGCACAATGAACCACTCATTATGTGGGAAGAATACTACTACAATATATACGATGAAGTTGTTTGTGTGGCCTTAGCCCATTTTCATCCAGAATTTATGAAATTTACAATGTTAAGAAAGGCGGAAACAGATGCTAGTAATTAG
- a CDS encoding dihydropteroate synthase — MLVISGSINTSRPGIDDIIEQRDKEALFRMVREALDFGAEVISVNCGTRINTEVDDIEWMVRSIMSEFEVPMCIDSPNADAQAIGLSLIKTPDPIIDSISADPAVMNAMLPLAERYNARVIALAMDEKKMPTSTEDRLRMVQKMKAPLKSHNIPFGRVYVDPLVFPIATGEKNALNTLEAIRAIKQEEPEFKTCIGLDNISHGLPKRELLTNTYLAMAVANGLDATFIVLNDQSKPLLTAMDTLMGNDPYCMNYLKAYRSGFLG, encoded by the coding sequence ATGCTAGTAATTAGTGGATCTATTAATACCAGTCGACCCGGAATAGACGATATTATTGAGCAACGAGATAAAGAAGCCTTATTCCGAATGGTTCGAGAAGCACTAGATTTTGGTGCGGAAGTAATTTCAGTGAATTGTGGCACACGCATTAATACAGAAGTAGATGATATCGAGTGGATGGTGCGTAGCATTATGTCCGAGTTTGAGGTGCCCATGTGCATCGATTCTCCCAATGCTGATGCGCAAGCGATTGGTTTGTCCTTGATTAAAACACCAGACCCAATTATTGATTCCATATCAGCTGATCCGGCTGTGATGAATGCGATGTTGCCGTTGGCTGAGCGATACAATGCAAGAGTGATTGCTTTGGCGATGGACGAGAAGAAGATGCCTACCTCTACAGAGGACAGATTAAGAATGGTGCAAAAGATGAAAGCTCCTCTTAAGTCCCACAACATTCCTTTTGGTAGGGTTTATGTGGACCCACTTGTGTTTCCGATAGCAACTGGTGAAAAAAATGCGTTAAACACGCTAGAAGCCATTCGGGCGATAAAACAAGAAGAACCAGAATTCAAGACCTGCATTGGGCTAGATAATATTTCGCATGGTTTACCGAAACGCGAACTATTGACGAACACGTATTTGGCGATGGCTGTAGCCAACGGCCTAGATGCTACTTTCATCGTGCTCAATGACCAATCGAAACCTTTGCTTACAGCAATGGATACCCTGATGGGTAACGACCCATATTGCATGAATTATCTGAAGGCTTATCGAAGTGGCTTTCTTGGATAA
- a CDS encoding methenyltetrahydromethanopterin cyclohydrolase, with protein MFSVNQRAVQIVKEQIIPFAEEMNCKVIKLKNGATVVDMGIDAPGGYRAGKLFVEATIGGMGVVQFGEFKLGEIELPSIDVYIDRPQEATLVTQFSGWKMLKKDPETGVDSIGSGPARAIAKNDIFSSHWDYQDIHHECVFGAQTTLMPDEADAEHIAKECHIQPENVYILAARTGSITGSIQVCSRTVEASTWRICRKGFDLKNIISGMGTCPIAPPIKDEVKAMDRVNTALLYGVTVRYTVDCKDEEILAVLDSLPFNASRRFGEDFIDIFEEGKRDFYIVDKDIHTVARYEFTNIATGNSFAAGELREDKLKKSLF; from the coding sequence ATGTTTAGTGTTAACCAAAGAGCGGTACAAATTGTAAAAGAACAAATTATCCCATTTGCAGAGGAGATGAACTGCAAGGTTATCAAGCTGAAGAATGGTGCCACTGTAGTGGATATGGGTATTGATGCGCCCGGTGGCTACAGGGCAGGAAAATTATTCGTAGAAGCTACGATTGGCGGAATGGGTGTAGTGCAGTTTGGGGAGTTCAAACTAGGTGAAATAGAACTGCCGTCCATAGATGTCTATATTGATAGACCACAAGAAGCAACCCTAGTTACACAGTTCTCAGGTTGGAAGATGCTTAAGAAAGATCCTGAAACAGGTGTGGATTCCATCGGTTCTGGACCAGCTAGAGCCATCGCTAAAAACGATATTTTTTCATCCCACTGGGACTACCAAGACATCCATCATGAATGTGTTTTCGGTGCTCAGACAACTTTGATGCCGGATGAAGCGGACGCGGAGCATATTGCCAAGGAATGTCATATTCAACCAGAGAATGTCTATATTTTAGCAGCTCGAACAGGTAGCATAACAGGTTCTATTCAAGTATGTTCTCGAACTGTGGAAGCATCTACTTGGAGAATTTGCCGTAAAGGCTTTGATTTGAAGAATATTATTTCTGGTATGGGCACCTGCCCTATTGCTCCGCCAATCAAAGATGAAGTGAAAGCAATGGACCGGGTAAATACTGCGCTTTTGTACGGCGTAACCGTGCGTTATACAGTGGACTGTAAGGATGAGGAAATTCTAGCGGTTCTTGATTCTCTACCTTTTAATGCCTCAAGACGATTTGGAGAAGATTTTATAGATATATTTGAAGAAGGTAAACGCGACTTCTATATCGTAGATAAAGATATTCATACTGTGGCCCGCTATGAGTTCACCAATATTGCTACTGGCAACAGCTTTGCAGCTGGAGAATTGCGAGAGGATAAATTAAAGAAATCTTTGTTCTAA